From one Silurus meridionalis isolate SWU-2019-XX chromosome 23, ASM1480568v1, whole genome shotgun sequence genomic stretch:
- the igfbp1a gene encoding insulin-like growth factor-binding protein 1a translates to MSGVFLKLLHAVALGAVLSAPQLRASPLLEPIRCAPCTAERAAECPPVDAGCAEVLREPGCGCCMACALKRGDQCGIYTAPCGSGLRCLPAPGETRPLHALTRGQAVCTETSEDVHSRTQPAPDHPELENGGRSEASAGPEAASTILVSGHMKPYSPWLLSGAQESMKSKVKAFRRKLVEQGPCHVELQRALEKIARSQQKLEEKLTKFYLPNCDKQGLYNSKQCESSLDGQRGKCWCVTSWNGKKIVGSSELPTDADCPQELNH, encoded by the exons ATGAGCGGAGTCTTCCTGAAGTTGTTGCACGCGGTGGCCCTCGGCGCGGTCCTCTCGGCGCCTCAGCTCCGCGCCTCCCCGCTCCTGGAGCCGATCCGGTGCGCGCCCTGCACCGCGGAGCGCGCTGCCGAGTGTCCGCCGGTGGACGCGGGCTGCGCCGAGGTGCTGCGCGAGCCGGGCTGCGGCTGCTGCATGGCGTGCGCGCTGAAGCGCGGGGACCAGTGCGGCATTTACACGGCGCCGTGCGGCTCAGGGCTGCGCTGCCTGCCCGCGCCTGGAGAGACGCGGCCGCTGCACGCGCTCACGCGGGGGCAAGCCGTATGCACCGAGACCAGCGAGGACGTGCACAGCCGCACGCAGCCGGCGCCAG ATCATCCCGAGCTGGAGAATGGTGGTCGGAGCGAGGCTTCTGCAGGTCCTGAAGCCGCCTCGACGATCCTCGTGTCGGGTCACATGAAGCCCTACAGCCCGTGGCTCCTCAGCGGCGCTCAGGAGAGCATGAAGTCCAAAGTAAAAGCCTTCCGAAGGAAACTAGTTGAGCAG GGCCCCTGCCATGTGGAGTTACAGAGAGCTCTTGAGAAAATCGCTCGATCCCAACAGAAGCTGGAAGAGAAGCTGACCAAGTTCTACCTGCCTAACTGTGATAAACAAGGCCTGTACAACTCCAAACAG TGTGAATCGTCTCTGGATGGCCAGAGGGGGAAGTGCTGGTGTGTGACGTCGTGGAACGGAAAAAAGATTGTGGGCTCGAGTGAACTACCCACAGATGCTGACTGCCCTCAGGAgctcaatcactga
- the igfbp3 gene encoding insulin-like growth factor-binding protein 3 gives MKPLLRSVRLGAMAAPRALWVTALFAALARSVHAAGPVVRCEPCDAGALGQCKPLPRDCAERVREPGCGCCMTCALREGQECGVYTGRCGAGLRCQHRPGESKPLQALLEGRGVCTRTTDRKLDHPKQPVEEHLPTTTIATVSKGADVVQDTATGSGVEEGMLKTDLDSKGSLLNPKDSMIRMEQLKQSQIHKVKPVPNGVHSDNHNFSQDSKREAEYGPCRRQMESIMKSYRITSVLNLRYFLIPNCDRKGFYKKKQCRPSRGNKRGQCWCVDKYGYRIPSYKDKDQSQIHCYHQEPK, from the exons ATGAAGCCCTTGCTCCGCTCGGTCAGGCTTGGCGCGATGGCGGCTCCGCGGGCGCTCTGGGTCACGGCGCTGTTTGCGGCTCTTGCGCGCTCGGTGCACGCTGCGGGACCCGTGGTGCGCTGTGAGCCGTGTGACGCCGGCGCGCTCGGCCAGTGCAAGCCGCTGCCACGTGACTGCGCCGAGCGGGTGCGCGAGCCGGGCTGCGGCTGCTGCATGACGTGTGCGCTGCGTGAGGGACAGGAGTGCGGCGTGTACACGGGACGCTGCGGCGCCGGACTGCGCTGTCAACACCGACCCGGGGAGAGCAAACCCCTGCAGGCGCTGCTGGAGGGAAGGGGGGTGTGCACCAGGACCACTGACAGAAAGCTCG ACCACCCTAAGCAACCTGTAGAGGAACATCTGCCTACGACTACCATTGCAACTGTCAGCAAGGGTGCTGATGTGGTGCAGGACACGGCAACAGGTTCTGGGGTTGAGGAGGGTATGCTGAAAACAGACCTGGATTCTAAAGGGTCTCTACTGAACCCTAAAGACAGCATGATCCGGATGGAGCAGTTAAAGCAAAGTCAGATCCACAAAGTGAAGCCAGTGCCCAATGGTGTCCATTCTGACAACCACAATTTCAGCCAGGATTCCAAAAGAGAGGCTGAGTAT gGCCCATGTCGCAGACAGATGGAGAGCATTATGAAGAGTTACAGGATAACCAGCGTGCTGAACCTTCGATATTTTCTCATTCCAAACTGTGACAGGAAAGGCTTCTACAAGAAGAAACAG TGTCGTCCATCCAGAGGCAATAAACGTGGTCAGTGTTGGTGTGTCGACAAGTATGGATATCGTATACCGTCCTACAAGGACAAAGACCAAAGCCAAATCCACTGTTACCACCAGGAACCTAAATGA